TGCTCGTCAGGTTCGTGAGCACCTCGGTGACGCTGTCGAGCGCCTCGGGGTCGAGGGTGCCGAAGCCCTCGTCCAGGAACAGGGAGCCCAGCCTCTGCTGGCCGGCCACCGAGTCGGCCAGCGCCAGC
The sequence above is drawn from the Trueperaceae bacterium genome and encodes:
- a CDS encoding SMC family ATPase, giving the protein LALADSVAGQQRLGSLFLDEGFGTLDPEALDSVTEVLTNLTSNGRMVGVITHVTSLTERLPARLVVEKGRLGSRLAWDY